One Xiphophorus hellerii strain 12219 chromosome 24, Xiphophorus_hellerii-4.1, whole genome shotgun sequence DNA window includes the following coding sequences:
- the LOC116715818 gene encoding retinol dehydrogenase 7-like — MFLYLLGLVVLFYLFRWIRELPRVGDKANKYVYITGCDTGFGNLLARHLDKIGFRVIAGCYTEKGEEELKKACSSNLITTHLDVVSKESLAKVAAMIKDKVGVHGLWALVNNAGVAVPSGPCDWHTLDDYKSMLDVNLNGVIGATLSVLPLIKKARGRVVNVASVFGRICVTGGPYPVSKFGVEAFNDSLRFTMAPFGVKVLCIEPGFFKTSVTDSELHTRNVQTLWDRLPQDIKDDYGAEYIQKSKDVIKEKLTQMSDGDLMKVVSCMEHAVSATWPRKRYSPGWDGKFFWLPMSYMPTCFVDYFFLKNAIPIAKKLQ; from the exons ATGTTCCTGTATCTTCTGGGCCTGGTCGTGCTCTTCTACCTGTTCCGCTGGATCAGAGAGCTCCCCAGGGTCGGTGACAAGGCCAACAAGTATGTGTACATCACGGGCTGCGACACCGGCTTTGGGAACCTTCTGGCTCGCCATCTGGACAAGATAGGCTTCCGAGTGATTGCCGGGTGTTACACTGAGAAGGgagaggaggagctgaagaagGCCTGCTCCAGCAACCTGATCACAACACACCTGGATGTTGTGTCGAAGGAGAGTTTGGCCAAAGTTGCAGCCATGATTAAGGACAAAGTCGGAGTGCATG GTCTCTGGGCTTTGGTAAACAACGCAGGTGTTGCTGTTCCCTCCGGCCCCTGCGACTGGCATACCCTTGACGATTACAAATCAATGCTGGACGTGAACCTGAACGGGGTTATCGGAGCCACACTGAGCGTCCTGCCTCTGATAAAGAAGGCCAGGGGCCGAGTGGTGAATGTTGCAAGTGTGTTTGGGAGGATCTGTGTCACCGGGGGCCCATACCCTGTCTCAAAGTTCGGCGTCGAGGCTTTCAACGACAGCCTCCG GTTCACCATGGCTCCTTTTGGTGTCAAAGTCCTTTGTATTGAGCCGGGATTCTTCAAGACCAGCGTCACAGACAGCGAACTCCACACCAGGAACGTCCAAACGCTGTGGGACAGACTGCCGCAGGACATCAAAGATGACTACGGGGCTGAATACATCCAAAAAT CCAAAGAcgtgataaaagaaaaacttaccCAAATGAGTGACGGCGATCTGATGAAGGTGGTCAGCTGCATGGAGCACGCAGTCTCCGCCACCTGGCCGCGCAAACGTTACTCCCCCGGCTGGGACGGCAAATTTTTCTGGCTGCCAATGTCATACATGCCAACCTGTTTTGTTGATTACTTCTTCCTGAAGAATGCCATTCCCATTGCCAAGAAGTTACAGTAA